In a single window of the Papaver somniferum cultivar HN1 chromosome 8, ASM357369v1, whole genome shotgun sequence genome:
- the LOC113306073 gene encoding uncharacterized protein LOC113306073, translating to MNLKKKLGVYKKRWCEQLHNVLWAYRTTRRSATGESPFLLTYRAEADIPTEVILPTTKTEAWEKNLTTNLMLEKLDDLEERSEVALQKMVSYQRRLVRKYNKRVIPQNFVAEEYVLRQIPPYQRNKEWGKLAHTWDGPYIIHDIAEKGSYYLRTLKGEILQHPWNAIYLKKYYHKRMVTTQEKKGMRNSPPRFITDQR from the coding sequence ATGAATTTAAAGAAGAAGCTAGGAGTatacaagaagagatggtgcgaacaactgcacaacgtCCTATGGGcttatcgaactacaagaaggtcaGCTACGGGGGAATCTCCATTCTTGTTGACATACAGAGCCGAAGCAGACATCCCAACGGAGGTGATACTTCCgacaacaaaaacagaagcatgggagaagaatctaACAACAAACTTGATGTTGGAGAAGTtggatgaccttgaagaaaggaGTGAGGTAGCCTTGCAAAAGATGGTAAGCTATCAACGAAGGTTGGTTCGGAAATACAACAAGCGGGTCATTCCTCAGAACTTTGTGGCCgaagaatacgtactacgtcaGATACCGCCATATCAAAGAAACAAGGAGTGGGGCAAGCTAGCTCATACATGGGACGGACCCTATATCATACACGACATTGCCGAAAAAGGATCTTACTACTTAAGAACCCTCAAAGGCGAAATactacaacacccttggaatgctatatacctaaaaaagtactaccaTAAGAGAATGGTGActactcaggagaagaaaggaaTGAGAAATAGCCCACCACGTTTTATCACTGATCAAAGGTAG